In Microtus pennsylvanicus isolate mMicPen1 chromosome 17, mMicPen1.hap1, whole genome shotgun sequence, one genomic interval encodes:
- the D2hgdh gene encoding D-2-hydroxyglutarate dehydrogenase, mitochondrial: MVFHLVPRCSARLFWASSGWRRTYIQGASVGLKYLGCPRDTYSPLACRGYSSVSGSPEVMLTPERYPVQRLPFSTVSEEDLAAFERIIPGRVITDPEQLEACNVDWLRSVRGCSKVLLRPQTTEEVSQILRHCHKRNLAVNPQGGNTGMVGGSVPVFDEIILSTALMNQVISFHDVSGILVCQAGCVLEELSQYLQERDFIMPLDLGAKGSCHIGGNVATNAGGLRFLRYGSLRGTVLGLEVVLADGTILNCLTSLRKDNTGYDLKQLFIGSEGTLGIITAVSILCPPRPKAVNVAFLGCPGFAEVLQTFSTCKGMLGEILSAFEFMDAECMQLVGQHLHLTNPVQESPFYVLVETSGSSAGHDTEKLTSVLEQVLNSGLVSDGTIATDQRKVQMLWALRERITEALSRDGYVFKYDISLPVERLYDLVIDLRTRVGPRAKHVVGYGHLGDGNLHLNVTAEAFSQELLGALEPYVYAWTAEQRGSVSAEHGLGFKKKNVLGYSKPPVAVKMMQQLKVLLDPKGILNPYKTLPAQA, translated from the exons ATGGTGTTCCATTTGGTGCCCAGATGTTCTGCAAGGCTCTTCTGGGCGTCATCAGGATGGAGGAGGACCTACATTCAGGGAGCCTCAGTGGGGCTGAAGTATCTGGGTTGCCCTCGGGATACGTACAGCCCCTTGGCTTGCAGAGGGTACTCCTCCGTCTCCGGCAGCCCTGAGGTGATGCTGACCCCTGAGCGATACCCAGTGCAACGGCTGCCGTTTTCCACTGTGTCTGAGGAGGACCTGGCTGCCTTTGAACGCATCATACCTGGCAGAGTGATCACAGACCCTGAGCAGCTGGAGGCATGCAATGTGGACTGGCTGAGGAGCGTCCGGG GCTGTAGTAAAGTGTTGCTGAGGCCCCAGACCACCGAGGAAGTGTCCCAGATTCTTAG GCATTGCCATAAGAGAAACTTGGCTGTGAACCCCCAAGGGGGAAACACTGGCATGGTAGGGGGCAGTGTCCCTGTCTTTGATGAAATCATCCTGTCCACTGCCCTCATGAACCAAGTCATCAGCTTTCATGATGTATCCG GAATTCTGGTCTGCCAGGCAGGCtgtgtgctggaggagctgagtcAGTATTTGCAGGAGCGGGACTTCATCATGCCCCTGGACTTGGGAGCCAAGGGCAGCTGCCACATTGGGGGTAATGTGGCAACCAACGCTGGTGGTCTGCGCTTTCTGCGTTATGGCTCACTTCGAGGAACTGTCCTGGGCCTGGAAGTG GTACTTGCTGATGGGACCATCCTGAACTGCCTGACCTCCCTGAGGAAGGATAACACAGGCTATGACCTGAAGCAGCTGTTCATTGGGTCAGAGGGCACCCTGGGAATCATCACAGCTGTATCCATCTTGTGCCCACCCAGGCCCAAGGCTGTGAATGTGGCTTTCCTCG GTTGCCCTGGGTTTGCCGAGGTTCTACAGACATTCAGCACCTGCAAGGGGATGCTGGGCGAGATCCTGTCTGCATTTGAGTTCATGGATGCCGAATGCATGCAGTTGGTGGGACAGCACCTCCACCTGACCAACCCAGTACAAG AGAGTCCATTCTATGTCCTTGTGGAGACCTCGGGCTCCAGTGCAGGACATGATACTGAGAAGCTGACCAGCGTTCTGGAGCAGGTGCTGAACTCTGGCCTGGTGAGCGACGGCACCATTGCCACGGACCAGAGGAAAGTCCAG ATGCTGTGGGCCCTGCGGGAGAGGATCACAGAGGCGCTCAGCCGTGACGGCTACGTGTTCAAATATGACATATCCCTCCCGGTAGAACGGCTCTATGACCTCGTGATCGATCTGCGCACCCGCGTTGGCCCTCGCGCCAAACATGTGGTGGGATACGGGCACTTGG GGGATGGTAACCTTCACCTGAATGTGACAGCAGAGGCCTTTAGCCAGGAGCTGCTCGGTGCCTTGGAGCCCTACGTATATGCCTGGACAGCAGAGCAGCGGGGCAGTGTCAGCGCTGAGCATGGCCTAGGCTTCAAGAAGAAGAACGTCCTCGGTTATAGCAAGCCGCCTGTGGCTGTGAAGATGATGCAACAGCTCAAGGTCCTGCTGGACCCCAAAGGCATCCTGAACCCCTATAAGACTCTGCCCGCTCAGGCCTAA